One region of Saprospiraceae bacterium genomic DNA includes:
- the ade gene encoding adenine deaminase encodes MTTISAQLVDLRQRRIYPAAITIEGSRISRIREISDAPATSGYLLPGFVDAHVHIESSMLPPSEFARLAVVHGTVATVSDPHEIANVLGMDGVTYMLDDAARVPFKFCFGAPSCVPATTFETAGATLKTEQVEQLLQHTAIGYLSEMMNFPGVLQGDAACLAKIAAAQRLGKPVDGHAPGLRGDDARRYFAAGISTDHECFTYEEGLEKARMGVKILIREGSAARNFEALWPLLKVFPTQIMFCSDDKHPDDLVRGHINELAARAIGNGCDLFDTLTAACVNPVEHYRLPVGLLREGEPADFIRVTDLNTFRVLETWLNGSKVAENGQTLLPYLPANAPNYFLAKLKKAADFQLQTSSRTGWANCRIIEAHDGQIVTGAASEQMPAADGRVLADSSRDLLKISVTNRYAPDAPPAIGLVRGFGLRQGALASSVAHDSHNIVAVGTDDAALAEAVNAIVGAQGGICATDGAGDTRVLPLPIAGLMSQRNGYDLARDYAQLDAWVKAANGCSLLAPFMVLSFLALPVIPKLKMTDLGLFDVDRFSFVPVEMP; translated from the coding sequence ATGACGACGATTTCGGCTCAATTGGTTGACCTGCGACAACGCCGCATCTATCCGGCAGCCATCACGATAGAAGGCAGTCGCATCAGCCGTATCCGAGAAATCAGCGACGCACCCGCCACGTCCGGCTATTTGCTGCCAGGGTTCGTGGATGCCCACGTCCACATCGAAAGCAGCATGTTGCCACCATCCGAATTTGCGCGGTTGGCCGTCGTGCATGGCACGGTAGCCACCGTGTCGGACCCACACGAGATTGCCAACGTGTTGGGCATGGATGGCGTGACGTATATGCTCGACGATGCGGCGCGAGTGCCATTCAAGTTTTGCTTTGGCGCGCCGTCGTGCGTCCCAGCCACGACCTTTGAGACCGCGGGGGCCACCCTGAAAACGGAGCAAGTGGAACAGCTCTTGCAGCACACCGCCATTGGCTATCTCTCGGAAATGATGAATTTCCCCGGCGTGTTGCAGGGCGATGCCGCCTGTTTGGCAAAAATAGCTGCCGCCCAACGCTTGGGCAAACCCGTGGATGGCCACGCACCCGGTTTGCGCGGCGACGATGCCCGCCGCTACTTCGCCGCTGGCATCTCAACCGACCACGAGTGCTTCACCTATGAGGAGGGTTTGGAAAAAGCCCGAATGGGGGTGAAAATCCTGATTCGGGAAGGAAGCGCCGCCCGAAATTTTGAAGCACTTTGGCCGCTATTGAAAGTTTTCCCTACCCAAATCATGTTTTGTAGCGACGACAAACACCCCGACGACCTCGTGCGCGGCCACATCAACGAGCTGGCCGCACGCGCCATTGGCAACGGTTGCGACTTGTTCGACACACTCACCGCCGCCTGCGTCAACCCCGTCGAGCACTACCGCCTGCCAGTGGGATTGTTGCGCGAGGGCGAGCCGGCAGATTTCATCCGAGTGACAGACCTGAACACGTTTCGCGTGTTGGAGACCTGGCTCAACGGCAGCAAGGTGGCAGAAAACGGACAAACCCTACTACCCTACTTGCCCGCCAACGCACCCAATTATTTTTTGGCAAAACTCAAAAAGGCTGCCGATTTCCAACTTCAAACCTCCTCCCGAACGGGTTGGGCCAACTGCCGCATCATCGAAGCCCACGACGGCCAGATAGTGACAGGCGCTGCCTCGGAACAGATGCCCGCCGCGGATGGACGGGTGCTGGCCGACAGTAGCCGCGACCTGCTAAAAATCAGCGTGACCAACCGCTACGCACCCGACGCGCCGCCTGCCATCGGTTTGGTGCGAGGCTTCGGATTGCGGCAAGGGGCGCTCGCATCGAGCGTGGCGCACGACTCGCACAATATCGTCGCGGTCGGCACCGACGATGCCGCGTTGGCGGAAGCCGTGAACGCCATCGTGGGAGCGCAAGGAGGCATTTGTGCCACCGACGGGGCTGGCGACACCCGAGTGTTGCCACTGCCCATCGCTGGTCTGATGAGCCAACGCAATGGCTACGACTTGGCCCGCGACTATGCCCAGTTGGATGCGTGGGTGAAGGCAGCAAACGGCTGTTCGCTGCTCGCGCCATTCATGGTGCTTTCGTTCTTGGCGCTGCCAGTGATTCCAAAACTTAAAATGACGGATTTGGGACTTTTCGATGTGGACAGGTTCAGCTTTGTGCCCGTGGAAATGCCTTAG
- a CDS encoding DnaJ domain-containing protein, whose product MLLLRAAGIFHIGRLQYERLKSRYYQSKSAPQQRWTPLDPHYAILGAQPSDSLEAIKKKYRSLAVKWHPDKMAANGASAEALRHAKEKFQQITEAYERIVEARK is encoded by the coding sequence ATGCTCTTGCTTCGGGCAGCAGGCATCTTTCACATCGGGCGCCTGCAATATGAGCGCCTCAAAAGCCGATACTACCAGTCGAAATCGGCACCGCAACAACGCTGGACACCACTCGACCCGCACTACGCCATTCTGGGCGCCCAACCATCCGATTCCCTAGAGGCCATCAAGAAAAAATACCGCTCGCTAGCCGTGAAATGGCACCCCGACAAAATGGCGGCCAATGGAGCCTCCGCAGAGGCGCTCCGACACGCCAAAGAAAAATTCCAGCAAATCACCGAAGCCTACGAGCGCATAGTGGAAGCCAGAAAATGA
- a CDS encoding tetratricopeptide repeat protein — translation MRSSILPLAALAALFFSLTAPALQAQDLNLANQYFNSGEYEKAASLYGQMLERDDRNEGIFNRYVDCLLMLERYDECEKAIKKQIKKTPENMTLYVTYGNLFERMDKTDEANAQYQRAIEKMSPDYMSVNRLASLFMSNTKYDWAIRVYERGAQMLKDPHRFSFNLGELYRRKGEPAKMVEQYLNSLNADPGRLPTIQTLLSRYLAPSDFTELQSQLYARIQTSENPDYIELLAWSFVQRKDFKSALRQYKALDKRLNEPGQRIYRLANDAADAKDYETAIAAYDYLVTEKGKLNPFFFDAKRASMECRRKKITEGFDYTQEDLKILETDYENFLNQYGRGKQTANIVMQLADLEAYYINNLPKAIDLLENLKNTAGLDRNTLARTKISLADYYLIHGDIWESTLLYSQVDKDFKEEQLGQEARFKNARLSYFNGDFQWAQAQFDVLKASTSKLIANDALDLSVFIMDNLNLDTTAEAISLYAGAELLMFQNRFEEAFLKLDTLLRDFPDHSLQDDVLYLKAQIYERKRDYNQAIALYQQVVEKFPDDIRADNSLYALAQLYEFRMNDVEKAKELYEKIFMDYSGSVFAVDARKRFRILRGDKVQ, via the coding sequence ATGAGAAGTAGCATATTGCCCCTAGCCGCGTTGGCGGCACTTTTTTTTAGCCTAACCGCCCCTGCCTTGCAGGCGCAGGACTTGAACCTTGCCAACCAGTATTTCAACAGCGGCGAATACGAGAAAGCCGCCTCCCTCTACGGTCAGATGCTCGAACGCGACGACCGCAACGAAGGCATTTTCAACCGCTACGTGGACTGCTTGCTCATGCTCGAACGCTACGACGAGTGCGAGAAAGCCATCAAAAAGCAAATCAAAAAAACGCCGGAAAACATGACGCTCTACGTCACTTACGGCAACCTGTTCGAACGGATGGACAAGACCGACGAGGCCAACGCGCAATATCAACGCGCCATCGAGAAAATGTCGCCCGATTATATGTCGGTCAATAGGTTGGCATCGCTTTTTATGAGCAACACCAAATACGACTGGGCTATACGGGTGTACGAGCGCGGCGCCCAAATGCTCAAAGACCCCCATCGCTTTTCGTTCAACCTCGGCGAACTCTACCGCCGCAAAGGCGAGCCAGCCAAGATGGTAGAACAATACTTGAACTCGCTGAACGCCGACCCCGGTCGCCTGCCCACCATCCAGACCCTTCTATCGCGCTATCTGGCACCTTCGGATTTTACCGAATTGCAGTCGCAGCTCTACGCTCGCATTCAGACCAGCGAAAACCCCGACTACATCGAGTTGCTCGCATGGTCGTTCGTGCAACGCAAGGATTTCAAAAGCGCCTTGCGCCAATATAAAGCCCTCGACAAGCGCCTCAACGAACCGGGGCAGCGCATCTACCGATTAGCCAACGATGCCGCCGATGCCAAGGATTATGAGACCGCCATAGCCGCCTATGATTATCTGGTGACGGAAAAAGGCAAGCTCAACCCATTCTTTTTCGATGCCAAACGCGCATCCATGGAGTGCCGGCGCAAGAAGATAACGGAAGGCTTCGACTACACGCAAGAAGATTTGAAAATTCTGGAAACAGACTACGAGAACTTCCTCAACCAATACGGCAGGGGCAAACAAACGGCCAACATCGTGATGCAACTCGCCGACTTGGAGGCCTATTACATCAATAACCTGCCCAAAGCCATAGACTTGCTGGAAAACCTGAAAAACACCGCCGGCCTCGACCGCAACACGTTGGCTCGCACCAAAATCAGCCTCGCCGACTACTACCTGATTCACGGCGACATCTGGGAAAGCACCCTGCTCTACAGCCAAGTGGACAAAGACTTCAAAGAGGAACAACTCGGCCAAGAGGCGCGATTCAAAAACGCTCGACTATCCTATTTCAACGGCGATTTTCAATGGGCGCAGGCGCAATTCGACGTGCTAAAAGCATCCACTTCCAAACTCATCGCCAACGACGCGCTCGACCTCTCGGTCTTCATCATGGACAACCTCAATTTGGACACCACCGCCGAGGCCATTTCGCTCTACGCAGGCGCCGAACTGCTCATGTTCCAAAACCGCTTCGAGGAAGCGTTTTTGAAACTCGACACATTGCTCCGCGACTTTCCTGACCACTCCCTGCAAGACGACGTGCTCTACCTGAAAGCGCAGATTTACGAGCGGAAGCGCGACTACAATCAGGCCATCGCGCTCTACCAGCAGGTGGTCGAAAAATTCCCAGACGACATTCGAGCCGACAACTCGCTCTACGCCTTGGCACAACTCTACGAGTTCAGGATGAACGATGTGGAAAAGGCAAAAGAACTGTATGAGAAGATATTCATGGACTACTCCGGCAGCGTGTTTGCGGTGGATGCCCGAAAGCGATTCAGAATCCTGCGGGGAGACAAAGTGCAGTGA
- a CDS encoding response regulator has product MKPAPTALATQFSRMDLLSSVPPAILEQLAAESLIEHFSTDAVVFHKNEPGHSLYLILQGRVKVHDEDYTVAMMPEGTCFGELALLDEGPRSMSVTATEPTTLAVVGRDVFFQVLRNDPDVLRKIVGTLTQRLRYQTDRVVEELRRREEELTRLVDERTAQLMQQKEEAELLRAKAEAEKQEAEYQRQRAEQSERFEQQFLANMSHEIRTPMNAVLGMTNILLQKKPRPDQLKYLDSIRHASQALLVILNDILDISKIEAGRMELEHTDFSPTHVVEQVANTLRFRAAEKGLAFEAICAPDVPPALIGDPVRLQQILLNLTGNAVKFTEQGSVRLDVRLLKKEAGACRLRFEVRDTGVGMTPAQTAAVFERFRQAADDTTRRYGGTGLGLAISKQLVELFGGHIEVQSAPGQGSVFSFDLRLPISEKTYLQKEETTATPVHRKTLEGLRILVAEDNEYNRVVAVETLELMLPDATIELAHNGLEALEKVKTGTFDLVLMDVNMPEMDGLEATRAIRALPPPLHALPIVAFTASVTKAEIQQCEAAGMNVVVPKPFRESELMEALHKVTSNRQGSDEAGISSAPATTSTPPSAHTHALTFLEQMTGGDHNRIQKYIGLYLASAQTSLPKIEAALRTDDREALRRVVHTLKPQLKMIGLPQTAELATRVEARLLEGTAPQTMVETIEQLMKEIRHSCVLFDKTFKI; this is encoded by the coding sequence ATGAAACCCGCACCCACCGCACTTGCCACCCAGTTCAGCCGGATGGACCTCCTCAGCAGCGTCCCCCCCGCCATCTTGGAACAATTGGCGGCAGAAAGCCTCATTGAGCACTTCTCCACCGATGCCGTCGTCTTTCACAAAAACGAACCGGGCCACTCGCTCTACCTCATCCTGCAAGGCCGCGTGAAAGTCCACGACGAGGACTACACCGTCGCCATGATGCCGGAAGGCACCTGCTTCGGCGAGCTCGCCCTCCTCGACGAAGGCCCCCGCTCCATGTCGGTGACAGCCACCGAACCCACCACGCTTGCCGTCGTCGGACGCGACGTGTTTTTCCAAGTGCTCCGCAACGACCCCGATGTGCTCCGCAAAATCGTCGGCACCCTCACCCAACGCCTGCGCTACCAGACCGACCGCGTGGTGGAAGAACTGCGCCGCCGCGAAGAAGAGCTCACTCGCCTCGTGGACGAGCGAACCGCCCAACTCATGCAGCAAAAAGAAGAGGCCGAACTGCTTCGCGCCAAAGCCGAAGCCGAAAAACAAGAAGCCGAATACCAGCGGCAACGCGCCGAGCAAAGCGAGCGATTCGAACAACAATTCCTCGCCAACATGAGCCACGAAATCCGCACACCGATGAACGCCGTGCTCGGCATGACCAACATCCTCCTGCAAAAAAAACCACGACCCGACCAACTCAAATACCTCGACAGCATTCGCCACGCATCCCAGGCACTGCTAGTCATCCTCAACGACATCCTCGACATCTCCAAGATAGAAGCCGGACGCATGGAACTCGAACACACAGACTTCAGCCCGACGCACGTGGTGGAGCAGGTGGCCAACACCTTGCGCTTTCGCGCGGCAGAAAAAGGGCTGGCGTTCGAGGCCATCTGCGCGCCCGATGTCCCGCCCGCGCTCATCGGCGACCCCGTCCGCCTGCAACAAATCCTGCTCAACCTCACAGGGAACGCCGTAAAATTCACCGAGCAAGGCAGCGTGCGACTTGATGTTCGACTGCTTAAAAAAGAAGCTGGCGCCTGTCGGCTGCGATTCGAGGTGCGCGACACGGGCGTGGGCATGACCCCCGCGCAAACGGCTGCCGTCTTTGAACGCTTTCGCCAAGCCGCCGACGACACCACCCGCCGCTACGGAGGCACCGGGCTTGGCTTGGCCATTTCAAAACAACTCGTGGAACTCTTTGGCGGCCACATCGAAGTGCAAAGCGCACCGGGACAAGGCTCCGTTTTTAGTTTCGACCTAAGACTGCCTATCAGCGAAAAAACCTATTTGCAAAAAGAAGAAACCACCGCGACACCCGTTCATCGGAAAACACTCGAAGGCTTGCGCATTTTGGTGGCTGAAGACAACGAATACAACCGCGTGGTAGCCGTAGAAACCCTCGAACTGATGCTGCCCGATGCCACCATAGAACTGGCCCACAACGGCCTTGAAGCACTTGAAAAAGTAAAAACAGGCACCTTCGACCTCGTTCTGATGGATGTGAATATGCCGGAAATGGACGGCCTCGAGGCCACCCGCGCTATTCGCGCCTTGCCGCCGCCCCTCCATGCGCTACCCATCGTCGCGTTCACCGCTTCCGTCACAAAAGCCGAAATTCAGCAATGCGAAGCCGCAGGCATGAACGTCGTGGTGCCCAAGCCCTTCCGCGAAAGCGAATTGATGGAAGCATTGCACAAAGTCACATCGAACCGCCAAGGGAGTGACGAGGCAGGCATAAGCTCCGCCCCTGCCACGACCTCAACCCCGCCCAGCGCACACACTCACGCCTTGACGTTTCTCGAACAAATGACGGGCGGCGACCACAACCGAATCCAAAAATACATTGGCCTCTATTTGGCATCGGCACAGACAAGCCTGCCCAAAATCGAGGCCGCCCTCCGAACCGACGACCGCGAGGCACTCCGCCGCGTCGTGCACACCCTGAAACCCCAACTCAAAATGATTGGCCTGCCGCAAACCGCCGAATTGGCAACCCGCGTGGAAGCACGTCTGCTCGAAGGAACTGCCCCCCAAACAATGGTGGAAACCATCGAGCAACTGATGAAAGAAATTCGCCACTCCTGCGTGCTTTTTGATAAAACCTTCAAAATATGA
- a CDS encoding tetratricopeptide repeat protein: MLAFATLHSQPTADPSGHSTFEADKLLDRARQATEHAERETWASQSLKIARDLSYNDGIVRASIFLGDLCDKTGKTEAALQHLLEAESKLQPGSPSLPIVNRALGDIFLRENLHKHALRYYGEVLKDTPQDFETMEKLADAALHEAIFDTAEHYYKQLIIKFKYDGNNPRLVHIYQKLANAYDQRGDSGKSIYYYSAIERIIETWGTAQEKSLLYNNLGRQYVRDRDYAKALEYFRKAELQCIYIPCDYPEVMYANLGVTLHNTGETRRGIEYLLKARDILFARQDWAALANLEHLVAGVYFSDNDFYNALTHTELAIKYAQQTKQRQTLANAYETAAEIHHQLYDFEKAFDYYRNYLTQLDTIRTEDRTRQQRIEQQRGLLAAAEAQIKYLIARQNFKELELQQSLYEQDKLRLLNENLALDAQRKRDEVLLLQKQKEVDEANIRQKTLEALRAQQELRLAAQRLDVLNQNNLIADMRRQEAIERANRLADSTSRAQELERAQREAEYQRRQQADFRQFAYSIGFMLFAILGILGASWLYARRTNRQLNEQNQQIQAQNKEIATERSKSDQLLLNILPDEVARELKTSGYATPRHYESATVLFTDFVNFTRLSAQLSPDELIEELDECFLAFDEICDKHGLEKIKTIGDAYMCAGGLPVPNDTHPQDAVKAALEMTSWLARRNREHARAIFREMRIGIHTGPVVAGVIGKNKFAYDIWGDAVNLAARLEEHGEPGRINISKATAEAVKHLFKVTPRGKKQVYNKGLVEMYFVES, from the coding sequence TTGCTGGCGTTCGCCACCCTCCACAGCCAGCCAACCGCCGACCCCTCAGGACACAGCACCTTCGAGGCCGACAAACTGCTGGACAGAGCCAGACAAGCCACCGAGCATGCCGAACGCGAAACGTGGGCCAGCCAAAGCCTCAAAATCGCCCGCGACTTGTCCTACAACGACGGCATCGTGAGAGCCTCCATTTTTCTGGGCGACCTCTGCGACAAAACCGGCAAAACCGAAGCCGCCCTCCAACATCTCTTGGAGGCCGAATCCAAACTCCAACCGGGCAGCCCCTCCCTGCCCATCGTCAATCGTGCGCTTGGCGACATCTTCCTGCGCGAAAACCTCCACAAACACGCGCTCCGCTACTACGGCGAAGTGCTCAAAGACACCCCGCAGGACTTCGAGACGATGGAAAAACTCGCCGACGCAGCCCTCCACGAAGCCATATTCGACACAGCCGAACACTACTACAAACAACTCATCATCAAATTCAAATACGACGGCAACAACCCCCGCCTCGTGCATATCTATCAAAAACTCGCCAACGCCTACGACCAACGCGGCGACTCCGGCAAAAGCATCTACTACTACTCCGCCATAGAGCGCATCATCGAGACTTGGGGCACCGCACAAGAAAAATCGCTCCTCTACAACAACCTTGGCCGCCAATACGTCCGCGACCGCGACTATGCCAAAGCCCTCGAATACTTCCGAAAAGCCGAGCTCCAGTGCATCTACATCCCCTGCGACTACCCCGAAGTCATGTATGCCAACCTCGGCGTGACACTCCACAACACAGGCGAAACCCGACGCGGCATCGAATACCTCCTCAAAGCCCGTGACATCCTGTTTGCCAGACAAGACTGGGCAGCCCTCGCCAATCTCGAACACCTCGTGGCCGGCGTCTATTTCAGCGACAACGACTTCTACAACGCGCTCACCCACACCGAACTGGCCATCAAATACGCCCAACAAACCAAACAACGCCAAACATTGGCCAACGCCTACGAAACCGCCGCCGAAATACACCACCAACTCTACGACTTCGAAAAAGCCTTCGATTACTACCGAAACTACCTCACCCAACTCGACACCATTCGTACCGAAGACCGCACGCGCCAGCAACGCATAGAACAACAGCGCGGCTTGCTCGCCGCCGCCGAAGCCCAAATCAAATACCTCATCGCCCGGCAAAACTTCAAGGAACTCGAACTACAACAATCGCTCTACGAACAAGACAAACTCCGACTGCTCAACGAAAACCTCGCCCTCGACGCGCAGCGCAAACGCGACGAAGTGCTCCTTTTGCAAAAACAGAAAGAGGTGGACGAAGCCAACATCCGCCAAAAAACCCTCGAAGCCCTCCGCGCCCAACAAGAGCTCCGCCTCGCCGCCCAACGCCTCGACGTGCTCAACCAAAACAACCTCATCGCCGACATGCGCCGCCAAGAAGCCATCGAGCGAGCCAACCGCTTGGCCGACAGCACCAGCCGCGCACAAGAGCTGGAGCGAGCGCAGCGAGAAGCCGAATACCAACGCCGCCAGCAAGCCGATTTCCGGCAGTTTGCTTACAGCATCGGGTTCATGCTCTTCGCCATCTTGGGCATATTGGGAGCCAGCTGGCTCTACGCACGCCGCACCAACCGACAACTCAACGAGCAAAACCAACAGATACAAGCCCAGAACAAAGAGATTGCCACCGAACGCAGCAAAAGCGACCAACTGCTGCTCAACATCCTGCCCGACGAAGTGGCACGCGAACTCAAAACCAGCGGCTACGCCACGCCGCGACACTACGAATCCGCCACCGTGCTGTTCACCGATTTTGTCAATTTTACCCGCCTGTCCGCCCAGCTCTCGCCCGATGAGCTGATTGAAGAACTAGACGAGTGCTTCCTCGCTTTCGATGAAATCTGCGACAAACACGGCCTCGAAAAAATCAAGACCATCGGCGATGCCTACATGTGCGCAGGCGGCCTGCCCGTGCCAAACGACACCCATCCACAAGATGCCGTGAAAGCCGCCCTAGAGATGACGAGCTGGCTCGCCCGCCGCAACCGCGAACACGCAAGAGCCATATTCCGCGAAATGCGCATCGGCATCCACACAGGCCCCGTCGTGGCAGGCGTCATCGGCAAAAACAAATTCGCCTACGACATCTGGGGCGATGCCGTCAACCTCGCCGCACGCTTGGAAGAACACGGCGAGCCCGGTCGCATCAACATATCAAAAGCCACCGCCGAGGCCGTGAAACACTTGTTCAAAGTCACGCCGCGCGGGAAAAAGCAGGTGTACAACAAAGGGTTGGTGGAGATGTATTTTGTGGAATCATGA
- the pheS gene encoding phenylalanine--tRNA ligase subunit alpha: MSDIFEKAQQTLAALAAESPADPAALEAFRIQYLGSKGLVKSLMEEMRNVPNERKRDYGQLMNTFKQQAEEKYQSLKAVFEAAAETAANQSLDLTAPGEPLPLGSRHPIAVTLNRITDIFARMGFSVADGPEIEDDWHNFTAMNTPEDHPARDMQDTFYIMGAPGMLLRTHTSPVQARVMQSRKPPIRIIAPGRVYRNETISTRSHAQFHQVEGLYVDEGVSFADLKQTLLYFAQEMFGTPKIRLRPSFFPFTEPSAEMDIWLGTDTEKNYRLTKGTGWLEILGCGMVDPEVLEMCGIDSKRYSGFAFGMGIERQALRLYEIGDIRLLFENDVRFLRQFASAM; encoded by the coding sequence ATGTCTGACATTTTTGAAAAAGCCCAACAAACCCTCGCGGCACTCGCAGCCGAATCGCCCGCCGACCCAGCGGCGCTCGAGGCATTCCGCATCCAGTATCTTGGCTCCAAAGGCTTGGTGAAAAGCCTCATGGAGGAAATGCGCAACGTGCCCAACGAGCGCAAACGCGACTATGGGCAGCTGATGAACACGTTCAAGCAACAAGCCGAGGAAAAATACCAATCGCTCAAAGCAGTCTTCGAGGCTGCAGCGGAAACTGCGGCCAACCAGTCGCTCGACCTCACGGCGCCCGGCGAACCCCTGCCCCTCGGCTCGCGCCATCCGATAGCCGTGACGCTCAATCGCATCACGGATATTTTTGCCCGCATGGGTTTTTCTGTGGCGGATGGCCCCGAAATAGAAGACGATTGGCACAACTTCACTGCCATGAACACGCCGGAAGACCACCCGGCCCGCGATATGCAGGACACGTTCTACATCATGGGCGCACCGGGCATGCTCCTCCGCACCCACACCTCCCCCGTACAGGCAAGGGTGATGCAATCGCGCAAACCGCCTATCCGAATCATCGCGCCGGGGCGCGTCTATCGCAACGAAACCATCTCGACCCGCTCACACGCACAATTTCACCAAGTAGAAGGGCTGTACGTGGACGAGGGCGTTTCTTTTGCAGACCTCAAACAAACCTTGCTCTATTTCGCGCAGGAAATGTTCGGAACCCCCAAAATCCGCCTTCGCCCATCTTTCTTCCCTTTCACGGAACCGTCCGCCGAAATGGATATTTGGCTCGGCACCGACACGGAGAAAAACTACCGCCTCACGAAAGGCACGGGCTGGCTCGAAATACTCGGCTGTGGCATGGTGGACCCCGAAGTGTTGGAGATGTGCGGCATTGACTCGAAGCGTTACAGCGGCTTTGCCTTCGGCATGGGCATCGAGCGGCAGGCGCTGCGGCTCTACGAGATTGGCGACATCCGGCTGCTCTTCGAAAACGACGTGCGGTTCTTGCGACAATTCGCCTCGGCGATGTGA